ACTGAGCTAAGGCGGCGGGACCTATCCATCATAGGGGCTGTCAGACCTCGATGTGAACGTCACTTCTCATCGGAGCCGTCCCCCTCGTCGTCCTGAGGGGTCGCGGACGGCGATGGGGTGGTTGTTGCGACGGTTTCACTGTTCGTGGCGACGACGAATGCGTGGAATTCTTCTTCGTCCGTCAGCGACCCCGTGTACTGCTTGCCATTCACAAGCACGGTCGGCGTCGCTTCGACCCGTTCGACTTCGGTGCCGGGAAGCGGGCCGCTCACGGCGCGCTCCGTTGCCGATTGGACCCACGACGAATACGTCATATCGTCGACGCAATCGGCAATCGACGATGCACCGGCAGACGAGGCGAGAGTGACGAGCTGGTCGTCAGTGAGCCCCTTCGTACCTTCGTCTGGCTGCTTCTCGAAGAGAGCCTTATTGAAAGCGAAAAACGAATCAGGAGATTCGTCGGCGACACATGCGGCAGCGTTCGCGGCACGCAGTGAGTATTCGGTGCCCTGTGATTTGCTCGTGAGCACGGCAATAGGATGAATCTCCAGAACAGCGGCGCCGGAGTTCAGCCAGCCTTCAAGCTGATCGATGTTCGTCTTTTCGAAGTCACCGCACCACGGGCAGAGATAGTCCACATAGATCCGAATGTGGGCGACGTCAGGATCCGCGCTCGCCTGCACAGGAGACGCTCCAGCAGCGAGCGCAGGAGTCGTTTGCGCGACAAGGTCTTTGCCAATCACGATTCCGTCGCTCGCCATGTTCTTTGGCCCCGCGGTCTCGGGTTTGATCGACGAGACGACGATCATCACGACGGCCACGATGACAGCGATGATGAGCACTCCGATGCCACCTTGAAGTAGCACGCGGTTGCGCAACTCTCGCTTGTGCTGCTTTTCGCGCAGTTGCCGCGCTTTTTCACGCACCTGGTGGCGCTTGCTCGGGCTCGTCGAGTCGTCCATTTCACCGTCGCCGGCCATTGAACCTCACTTGAAGAATGTCGGGATGCCGCGTAGATATGCAGATTTTCGGGAAACTACGCGCGCAAATACCTTCTGATGTTAGTGCGGCCTGCTGGGAAAACCCCAAACTGCCCGCTTAATCGCCCCGGGTACAAAGAGCAGCTCGGATCGTGCAATACTGATGTGTTAACGCGGTGAAGATGCCGTGTTGCGGGGCAGGTATGCCCCGCTCCGTCACTCGGATCGTCCGGCACGTACCTGCCGGTGAAGGAGAAATTAGTCATATGTCGTCGGTAACTTTCGACAAAGCCACCCGTGTTTATCCCGGGGGCACCCGCCCCGCAGTCGACCAGCTCGACCTGGACATCGCCGACGGCGAGTTTCTGGTTCTCGTCGGGCCCTCCGGTTGCGGTAAGTCCACATCGCTCCGCATGCTCGCTGGCCTCGAAGAGGTCAATGAGGGGCGCATCATGATCGGTGATCGTGACGTCACCGACATTCCCCCGAAAGACCGCGATATCGCCATGGTCTTCCAGAACTACGCTCTCTACCCGCACATGACTGTTGCCGAGAACATGGGCTTTGCACTCAAGATCGCTGGCGTCAACAAGGCGGAACGTGCTGAGCGCGTTCAGGAAGCCGCGAAGCTGCTCGACCTCGAAGACTATCTCAGCCGCAAGCCGAAGGCTCTCTCGGGTGGACAGCGTCAACGTGTCGCCATGGGCCGTGCCATCGTGCGTCAGCCGCAGGTGTTCCTGATGGACGAACCGCTGTCGAACCTCGATGCCAAGCTCCGTGTGCAGACCCGAACCCAGATCGCCTCATTGCAGCGACGCCTCGGTGTTACAACGGTCTACGTCACGCACGACCAGACAGAAGCACTCACAATGGGCGACCGCATCGCGGTGCTGAAAGATGGCCTTCTGCAGCAGGTCGGAACGCCGCGTGACCTGTACGAGAAGCCGTCGAACGTCTTCGTCGCCGGCTTCATTGGCTCACCCGCTATGAACCTGCTCACGACAGCCGTCGCCGATGGAGGCGTGCAGTTTGGCGCCACCGTCGTGCCCGTCGAGCGCGAAGTTCTCAACGAGGCAACGAGCTCTGAAGTCACCATCGGCTTCCGGCCCGAAGACATCGTGGTGTCGAACAACCCGTCCGAGGGACTCGCGATCGAGGTTGACCTCGTCGAGGAGCTTGGGGCCGACGGCTACCTGCACGGACACGCAGATCTCGATGGCGTTCGCCACGACATCGTCGCTCGTGTCGATGGACGAATCCACCCGAACGCTGGCGACACGGCGTACATCGCGCCCGCCCCGCACCACGTTCACGTCTTCAACAACGAGTCGGGCGAGCGACTCGGCAACAAAGCAGTCATCAGCGACTGACGATCTCGTGTACCGGTCGGTGGATGCACACGCATCCATCGGCCGGTACGCACATTAACGCATGAGCGCCTCTCTGAATATCACGTCGGCCACTGTCGACCCAGCCCTCCTCGACTTGCCGTGGGGGCTCCCGCTCGATGCCTGGCCGTCTGAGAACATCGCCTCACTTCCCAAGGGGATCTCTCGGCACCTCGTGCGTTTCGCTAATCTTTCGGGCTATGTCATTGCCATCAAAGAGACGACGCTCGATATGGCCAAGGGCGAGTACGAGATGCTGCGGTCACTGCAGAAGCTCGACATTCCTTGCGTCGAGCCTGTCGCCGTGATCACCGGCCGACGCTCCGTCGATGGTGATGATCTGCTTCCTGTACTCGTCACGAGGCACCTGAGATTCTCTCTCCCCTACCGCGCGCTCTTCAGTCAGCAGCTCCGACCAGACACGGCAACTCGACTCGTCGACGCTCTTGCCCTCTTGCTCGTGCGCCTGCACATTGCCGGCTTCTTCTGGGGCGACGTCTCGCTCTCGAACACTCTGTTCCGTCGTGATGCCGGCGCCTTCGCCGCGTACCTCGTCGACGCCGAGACCGGGAAGCTCTACCAGGGCGGCCTGTCGAACGGTCAGCGTGAGAATGACCTCGAGATTGCCCGAGTGAACATCGCCGGTGAGCTGATGGACCTTTCGGCCGGGGGCAGAACAGACGAGGAGCTCGACCCGGTCGCAGTCTCTAACGGCATCGTCGATGCCTACCGCTCTCTCTGGTCGGAGCTCACGGGAACCGAGCAGTTCGCGTCTCACGAGCGCTACCGCATCAACGAGCGTGTTCAACGCCTCAATGCTCTCGGATTCGACATCGGTGAGCTTGCTATCAAGACCGACGACGGCGGAAGCCGGGTTCGCATTCAGCCGAAGGTGGTCGACGCGGGCCACCACCAGAGACGTCTTATTCGACTCACAGGTCTCGACACGGGCGAGAATCAGGCGAGAAGGCTCCTCAACGACCTCGACTCCTTTCGAGCGACGACGGGCAGAGAAGACGACGACGAAGAGGTTGTCGCGCACGAATGGCTCATCCGTGTCTTCGAGCCTGTCGTGCGTTCCATTCCTCGAGAGCTTCGCGGCAAGCTCGAGCCGGCTGAGGTGTTCCACCAGCTGCTCGAGCACCGATGGAAGCTCTCGCAGACCGAGCAGCGCGATGTGCCGCTCGCTGAGGCGCTCACCTCGTACATCAACAATGTGCTGAGGCATCGCCGTGATGAGGCAACGATAATCGACCCACCAACGGGGGCACTGACCTCCGCAATCGACGTCGTCACTGCTGATGACGACGTCGACTGGCGAGACAAGGTCTAGCTGGCCTCGGTTCTGCGCTTCGAGATCTCGTAGAGAGTGACGGATGCCGCGATGCCGGCGTTCAGTGACTCGGTGGCCGCTGAGATTGGGATCGACACGATTGCATCGCATGTCTCGGTGACGAGCCGCGAGAGGCCTTTTCCCTCACTTCCCACGACAACGACGAGCGGACGGTCGGCGAGGTCGAAGGAGTGCAGGTTCATGTCGCCGCCGCCGTCGAGACCGATGACGAACGCGCCCTGCTTCTTCATGTCTTTCAAAGCTTGAGTGAGGTTCGCAGCCCGGGCGACAGGCAGTCGCGCGGCTGCGCCGGCCGATGTCTTCCAGGCGGCCGCAGTAACGCCGGCCGAGCGACGCTGGGGAATGATCACGCCGTGCCCGCCGAAGGCTGCCGTCGAGCGGATAATCGCGCCGAGGTTGCGCGGATCGGTGATGCCGTCGAGTGCGACGAGCAGCGGCTGTGTCGACGAGGAGACAGCGCGGTCGAGAAGTTCCCCTGGGTGAGCATAGCTGTACGCGGGCACCGTGATGGCGACGCCCTGGTGAACGGAGTCGAACCCACCCATGCGATCAAGTTCCGGTCGAGTGACTTCGAGCACGGGAATCCCTGTGCCCGTGGCGATCGACAGGATCTCCTTAACGCGGTCGTCCATTTCAATGCGGGTGGCGATGTACAGCGTCGTCGCGGGAATCCGTGTACGCAACGCCTCGAGCACCGAGTTGCGCCCGGTCACGGTCTCGACATCGTCGGTGGACGAACGTTTAGCCTGCGGTCTGCGTGTCGAGGCCGCAGGTTTGCGCGTGCCCCGCGCGCTGTCGAGGCGCTCGCGCGCTGCCTTCTTCTTTCCGGCCGGATGATAGGTGCGGTCTTCGGCCTTCGGCGTCGGTCCTCGTCCTTCAAGCGCCTTGCGCCCGAGACCGCCCGTGCCCTTTGACGGGCCCTTCTTGCCCTTGCCCGCTCCCGGGCGTCCTTTGCTAGCCATCGATGCTCCAATGTGCCCCTGAGGGGGTGTCTTCGATTGTGATTCCGCTGCTCGACAGAAGATCTCTGATGCGGTCAGCTGTGGCGAAGTCTCGCTCACGACGAGCGGACTGTCTCTGGTCGATGAGCGCGTCGATAACGCGACCGAGCGTCGCGTGGTGCGCAGCGTCCGCTGCGCCGTTCCACACGGGCGAACCGGGGTTGATGCCCAGCACATCGGTCATGGCAGTCACTGCCCCCAGGGCGGATGCTGCGGCGGGCAGGTCGTCGGCATCGATCGCAGCATTTCCCGCACGCACGGTATCGTGCAGCACGGCGAGCGCCTGAGGCACGCCGAGGTCATCGTCCATCGCTTCGGCGAACTCAGGCGGAATTGTGACCGCGGTCGCAGCCGAGAACCGTGTCCCGGCGAGTCGCCGCGTTGCCCTCTCGAGAAACCCGGTAATACGCTCGAGTGCGGCTTCTGCTTCGACAAGTGAGCCGTCGTGGTAGTCGATCGTCGACCGATAGTGTGCTTGGCCGAGGTAGTAGCGAACGACGAGTGGGGATGCCGTCGCAAGCATCTCCGACGCGTAGACGGAGTTGCCGAGCGACTTTGACATCTTCTGTCCGTCGACCGACACGAGCCCGTTGTGTACCCAGTGACGGGCGAATCCGTCGCCGGCAGCGGTCGTCTGCGCCAATTCATTCTCGTGGTGCGGAAAGCGCAGGTCGAGTCCGCCGCCGTGAATGTCGAAGCTCTCACCGAGATACCTGCGTGCCATTGCCGAACATTCGATGTGCCAGCCCGGCCGCCCCGGGCCCCACGGGCTCGTCCAGGTGGCCGACTCCGGCTCGTTCGGCTTGTGCCCTTTCCACAGCGCGAAATCTCGCGGGTCGTGCTTCCCGCGTGGGTCCGCGTCCCCGGCATCCTCCATCTTGTCGACGTCTTGGCGCGTCAGCGCGCCGTACGTCGGCCAGGATCGCACGTCAAAGTACACATCGCCCGATTCGTCGCTCGCCGCGTAGGCGTGGCCCGCCTCGATCAAGCGCTCGATGAGCTCGTGCATCTGCTGAATGTTCGCTGTCGCTCGCGGTTCGTACGTCGGAGGCAAAATGCCCAGGGCGCGGTAGCCGTCGCTGAATTCGAGTTCCATGCGATACGCGAGCGCCCACCAGTGTTCGTCTTCTGCTGCGTTGACGAGCACCTTGTCGTCAATGTCCGTCACATTGCGCACCAACGTCACGCGCAAGCCCCTATAGGTGAGCCAGCGGCGCAGAATGTCGTAGACGAGGGCAGACCTCAGGTGTCCGATGTGCGGCGACGACTGCACTGTGGGTCCGCAGACGTACATTCCCACTTCGCCCGGTGTAAGCGGGGTGAAGTCACGCAGGGTCTGCGTCTTGGTGTCGTACAGTCTCAAAGCCACGGGTAAATCCTACTGGTGCGTGTGGGGTGAATGCGCTGTGAGCAGCGCCGTGGCAATCACGGTGATGCCCTCGCCGCGTCCGGTGAAGCCCAGGTTGTCTGTCGTCGTCGCAGCAAGACTGACTGGCGCCTGCAGCATCCGGGTCAGCTGCGCTTCTGCTTCTCGGCGTCGTGCAACGAAACGCGGGCGGTTGCCGACAATCTGCGCCGACACATTGCTGACGCGAAATCCGGATGCTGTGACCTGCCGCAGTGCCTCCGAGACGAATACCTCGCCGTGAGCTCCGTCGTACTGCGGAGAGTCCGTACCGAACATTCCGCCGATGTCCCCGAGGCCCGCCGCCGAGAGCAGAGCGTCGGTCACGGCATGGCACACGGCGTCGCCGTCGCTGTGCCCGGCGAGTCCCGATTCTCCGGGCCAGTTCAGTCCGGCCAGCCACAGCTCGCGTGTGTCGTCGTAGGCGTGCACATCGATGCCGATGCCGGTTCGCAGAGCGGGTGTGTTGCCGACGAGCAACTCTGCGCGACGCAGATCCCAGGGCGTGGTGATCTTGAACGCGTTCTCATGGCCGGCAATCGCCGTGACGTCACCGCCAACGGCCGTGACCAGCGCCGCATCATCGGTGAGAGATTCTGCGGCGGCCGCGTACGCGGCATCAAGAAGCTCGCGAGGAAAGCCCTGAGGTGTCTGCACGGCGCGCAGGTCGCTGCGGTCGATGGTGCTCAGAACGGACTCGTCTGCATCGACGCGCTTGATCGTGTCGGTGACAGGCAGCACGGGAATGACGCCGATTCCCGTGGACCGTACCGCGTGAGCCACGGCGTCGAGCTGCTTAGGTGGCGTGAGCGCGCGCGCGGCATCGTGAACGAGAACCGTGTCGATGTTCGGTGCGACAGCGGCAAGCCCGGCAGCGACAGAACCCTGCCTCGTGTCGGCGCCATCGACGACGGTGAGGTACCCGGATGCCGCACCCGCCGCCGCGCGGCCGATGGCGACAGCATCCTCTGCCCGGCCCCTCGGTGCGACCACGATGACCTGTGCAGCCGTGTGCATGCGAAAGACGCCGTCGAGAGCGTGCCTCAGAATCGAACGTCCGGAAAACTCGACAAAGGCTTTGGGCTTGCCGGCGCCCAGACGCGTTCCTGAGCCAGCGGCGACGACGATGACGGCCGTTCGAGGTGAATCATTCATGACCATGAGCGTAATCGGTAAGTTAACACGCGAACGGCCCGGAACAATCCGGGCCGTTCGGCATGTCTTTCTGACGGTGCTAGGACGCGAGAACCTCGTCGAGCATTCCCTCGGCCTTCGCCTCGTCTGTCTTCTCTGCGAGCGCGAGCTCGGAAACCAGAATCTGACGTGCCTTCGCAAGCATCCGCTTTTCTCCGGCGGAGAGTCCACGGTCTTGGTCTCGGCGCCACAGGTCGCGCACGACCTCACTGACTTTGATGACGTCGCCGGACGCGAGTTTCTCGAGGTTCGCCTTGTAACGGCGCGACCAGTTGGTCGGCTCCTCGGTGAATGGAGCGCGAAGCACCTCAAACACCTTGTCGAGCCCCTCTTGTCCGATGACATCACGAACGCCGACGAGGTCGACATTCTCAGCCGGCACCTCGATCGTCAGGTCCCCCTGTGTCACGTGCAGCTTCAGGTAGAGTTTTTCTTCGCCCTTGATTACCCGGGTCTTGACTTCCGCGATTGTCGCGGCTCCATGGTGCGGGTAAACGACGGTTTCGCCAACCTCAAAAAGCATCGATAAGCATCCCTTCAGCGTAATCTAGGATACCACAAGGGGCATACTGTAAGGTTCGCCTCACGTGCTCTGTAAGGCTCGCCTTACCCCGCGCCGAGCGGCAGACAAGCTAGGCTAAAATCGACTGAGACCGCGCAGCGCACGGATGACGTGCTTGACGTGCTGCGCCCATCACCTGGAGGCATTCTGTGAGATCGCGCTTTGCCGCAATCGTCGTTCTGGCCGCAGCCGTTGCGCTGGGCACGAGTGGATGCGGGCTTCTCGCCCCGCAGGCAACGACGATCCACTACGACGCGAGCGACGGCGTTGGCGGTTCCGTCGGCGACATCGATGTTCGCAATGCACTGATCATCGCGAACGAAGACGGCAGCGCCGGCAACCTCGTCGTGACCGTCGTCAACAACGGCTCAAGTGCTCACAGCGTCACTATCGAGTTTGCGAATGGCTCGTCGACAGAGGTTGTCGTCGACGCCGATGAGATCTTCACCTTCAGCGCCCCTGCGGCAGACGACGCCGAGCGTGAAGACATCGTGATCGATCCGCTCGACGCGAAGATCGGGTCGACAACAACGGTCTTCTTCCAGTACGGCAGCGAGACAGGCGTCTCTCTCGATGTGCCCGTGTATAACGGCGACCTCCCCGAATACAGCACGCTGGTTCCCACGCCAGCCGAGGCAAAGTAGACGCAAACACAACGAGAGAGGGGCGGATGCTGTCAGCATCGGCCCCTCTCTCGTTGTGCTGTCAGCCCTCGAAGCGGTAGCCGAGACCTCGTACAGTGACGACCATGATCGGATTCGACGGGTCTTTCTCGATGCGCGAACGAATACGCTTGATGTGAACGTCGAGAGTTTTCGTGTCGCCGAAGTAGTCACTGCCCCACACCCGGTCGATCAGCTGACCGCGGGTGAGCACCCGCCCCGCATTGCGCATCAGAAACTCGAGAACGTCGAACTCTCGAAGCGGAATTGAAATCTCGTCTCCGCGCACGGAGACCGTGTGCCTGTCGAGGTCCATCCGTACGTCGCCCGCCTCGAGAACGGTCTCGTCGATACCGGAGTCATCGGAGTCGCGGCGACGGAGTGCTGCGCGCACCCGTGCAAGCAGCTCTCGGGTCTTGTAGGGCTTGGTTACATAGTCGTCTGCACCCAGCTCGAGCCCGACGACGATATCCACCTCAGTGTCCTTGGCGGTGAGCATGATGATCGGCACTGTCGATGTGGCGCGAATGCGTCGGCATACCTCCGTGCCCGCGACGTTCGGAAGCATGAGATCGAGCAGAACGAGATCGGCACCGTCACGTTCCCATTCATCGATCGCCGACTGCCCGTCTTCGGCGATAGCGACGTCATACCCTTCCCGCTCCAAAAGGAATGCGAGCGGGTCGCTCAACGCTGCCTCGTCTTCGACCAGCAGGATGCGTGTCATATCTGTGTCCTCTCGGGCCGTTCGGCCGATGTCGGTGCGGAAATACCCTCGTCGCCTGTGGCGACGGGGAGCCGAAGTGTAAACGTCGAACCGTTTCCCGGCTGCGACCAGACGGAGACCTCTCCCCCGTGATTCTGCGCCGTATGCTTCACAATCGCCAGGCCGAGGCCTGTGCCACCGGTGTTGCGTGATCGCGCGCCATCGACACGATAGAACCGCTCGAACACGCGATCATGGTCTTCCTTGGGAATGCCGACTCCCTGATCCGTGACCTGAATCTCGACGGTGTCGTCGACAAGACGGGTGCCGACACCCACCCGTGATCCGTCTGGGGAGTACTGCACGGCGTTTGAGACGAGGTTTTGCAATGCCATCGCAAGCAGCGACTCCTCACCGTAAACGGTGAGCCCCGTGGGCTTGCCGCGGGCGATGGTCACCTGGCGCGCGTCCGCGACCACGGCGTTGTCTCGCACCGCATGGTCAATGACCGCGTCGATGCTCACAAGCTCGGGCATGTGAAGAGCCTGATCCGCCTGCAGCTTCGACAGATTGATGATGTCGGCGGTCAGAGCAGCGAGCCGATCGGCCTCTGCCGTCATTTTCTCAGCGAAGCGACGCACACGCTCAGGATTGTCGACGGAGCTCTCGATCGCCTCGGTGAGCACGCTGATCGCGCCGATCGGCGTTTTCAGCTCGTGGCTGATGTTGGCGATGAAATCACGGCTCACCTCGTCAAGCCGAATTGATTCCGTCAGGTCGTTGGCCAGCACGACGACGTAGCGAGTGCCAAGAGGTGCCGCTCGCACAGCGAGAACGCGTGCAGCGTCGCCCGAGCGCGCGCTCTCTAGCCTGACGGTGCGGGTCTGAGCCTCACCGCTGCGCCGAACCTCATCAGCGATCTGCTGCACCTCGCGCACGGCGATGCGCTCCGAGCGCACAATGCCCAGGGCGAAGGCGCCCTGCGAAGCCTTGAGCACGTTGTCTGATGCGTCAAGAACAATGCCGATACTCTCGAGCACACCGAGAATCTGGTCGACGCCATCGGGCACGCTCGGCGTGATCACCTGCTGCACCTGCTCGCCACGACGCGCTGCAGCGAACACGAAGACGGCGAACCCAGCTCCAAGCGAGATGCCAAGCACGAGTGCGAGCAGCACAACCCAGGTCGCATCCATATGACTAGGTTAGAGGGCAGAGACGTTTGGTTTCCGAGCGGCAACCCCCACGACCAGGCCTTTTGGCAAACTGTTCAGGTGCAGGGCACCATTCGTTAACCTTCGGGATGCACTCTAAGTGTCGAGGTTGTATGCCATCAGAGCGAAAGGACCGACCCGCCCATGCGCGATGTTTTTCAGCAGGAGCTCCGAGAGTTGCAGGAGCGCCTCGTCGAGATCGCTGAGCTCGTCGAGGTGTCGATCACGAACGCTGTCACGGCGTTCACGAAGACTGACGTCGCCGTCGCCGAAGACGTCATCGAGAACGATAACCGAATCGACGAGAAGGCACTCGAGCTCGATGAGCTCGCCATCAACATCCTTGCCCTCCAGCAGCCCGTTGCCCGAGACCTTCGCATTGTGGTGAGCGCTCTGCGCATCAGCTCGTCACTCGAGCGCATGGGAGACATGGCCGAGCACATCGCCCAGCTCGCGCGTTACCGGTTCCCCGAACGCGCTGTGCCGAAGGGGCTCAAATCAACGTTTGCCGAGATGGGCACGATCGACGTCGAGATCGCGCACAAGCTCGTAGAGCTCCTGCGTACGCAGGACCCCCTTGTCGCCAATGAAATTCGCGACGAAGACGATCGCGTCGACGAACTTCACGCGAGCGTCTTCGACAAACTCCTGAGCGAGCGCTGGAAGGGCGAGGCAACGGCGACGGTTGACGCGACGCTCGCGTCGCGATACCACGAACGGTTTGCCGATCACGCAGTCTCCATTGCGAAGAAGGTTCAATACCTCGCGACCGGCGATTGGAGCGGCGCAGAAGAGACCGAGACCGCCAAGTAGCCTCGTGACTCAACGACGAAGGGCGATGCCGGATGGCATCGCCCTTCGTCGTCAAGCAGCGACAGCCGCGCTACTTCTTGCCCTGCGAGGCAACCGCGGCGGCACCGGCTGCAGCAGCCTCCGGGTCGAGGTATCGACCTGGCTCGAGTGGAGCGA
The Paramicrobacterium chengjingii DNA segment above includes these coding regions:
- the phoU gene encoding phosphate signaling complex protein PhoU — encoded protein: MRDVFQQELRELQERLVEIAELVEVSITNAVTAFTKTDVAVAEDVIENDNRIDEKALELDELAINILALQQPVARDLRIVVSALRISSSLERMGDMAEHIAQLARYRFPERAVPKGLKSTFAEMGTIDVEIAHKLVELLRTQDPLVANEIRDEDDRVDELHASVFDKLLSERWKGEATATVDATLASRYHERFADHAVSIAKKVQYLATGDWSGAEETETAK
- a CDS encoding ABC transporter ATP-binding protein, which translates into the protein MSSVTFDKATRVYPGGTRPAVDQLDLDIADGEFLVLVGPSGCGKSTSLRMLAGLEEVNEGRIMIGDRDVTDIPPKDRDIAMVFQNYALYPHMTVAENMGFALKIAGVNKAERAERVQEAAKLLDLEDYLSRKPKALSGGQRQRVAMGRAIVRQPQVFLMDEPLSNLDAKLRVQTRTQIASLQRRLGVTTVYVTHDQTEALTMGDRIAVLKDGLLQQVGTPRDLYEKPSNVFVAGFIGSPAMNLLTTAVADGGVQFGATVVPVEREVLNEATSSEVTIGFRPEDIVVSNNPSEGLAIEVDLVEELGADGYLHGHADLDGVRHDIVARVDGRIHPNAGDTAYIAPAPHHVHVFNNESGERLGNKAVISD
- the rlmB gene encoding 23S rRNA (guanosine(2251)-2'-O)-methyltransferase RlmB, with product MASKGRPGAGKGKKGPSKGTGGLGRKALEGRGPTPKAEDRTYHPAGKKKAARERLDSARGTRKPAASTRRPQAKRSSTDDVETVTGRNSVLEALRTRIPATTLYIATRIEMDDRVKEILSIATGTGIPVLEVTRPELDRMGGFDSVHQGVAITVPAYSYAHPGELLDRAVSSSTQPLLVALDGITDPRNLGAIIRSTAAFGGHGVIIPQRRSAGVTAAAWKTSAGAAARLPVARAANLTQALKDMKKQGAFVIGLDGGGDMNLHSFDLADRPLVVVVGSEGKGLSRLVTETCDAIVSIPISAATESLNAGIAASVTLYEISKRRTEAS
- the ispD gene encoding 2-C-methyl-D-erythritol 4-phosphate cytidylyltransferase, with the translated sequence MVMNDSPRTAVIVVAAGSGTRLGAGKPKAFVEFSGRSILRHALDGVFRMHTAAQVIVVAPRGRAEDAVAIGRAAAGAASGYLTVVDGADTRQGSVAAGLAAVAPNIDTVLVHDAARALTPPKQLDAVAHAVRSTGIGVIPVLPVTDTIKRVDADESVLSTIDRSDLRAVQTPQGFPRELLDAAYAAAAESLTDDAALVTAVGGDVTAIAGHENAFKITTPWDLRRAELLVGNTPALRTGIGIDVHAYDDTRELWLAGLNWPGESGLAGHSDGDAVCHAVTDALLSAAGLGDIGGMFGTDSPQYDGAHGEVFVSEALRQVTASGFRVSNVSAQIVGNRPRFVARRREAEAQLTRMLQAPVSLAATTTDNLGFTGRGEGITVIATALLTAHSPHTHQ
- a CDS encoding CarD family transcriptional regulator is translated as MLFEVGETVVYPHHGAATIAEVKTRVIKGEEKLYLKLHVTQGDLTIEVPAENVDLVGVRDVIGQEGLDKVFEVLRAPFTEEPTNWSRRYKANLEKLASGDVIKVSEVVRDLWRRDQDRGLSAGEKRMLAKARQILVSELALAEKTDEAKAEGMLDEVLAS
- a CDS encoding sensor histidine kinase, which translates into the protein MDATWVVLLALVLGISLGAGFAVFVFAAARRGEQVQQVITPSVPDGVDQILGVLESIGIVLDASDNVLKASQGAFALGIVRSERIAVREVQQIADEVRRSGEAQTRTVRLESARSGDAARVLAVRAAPLGTRYVVVLANDLTESIRLDEVSRDFIANISHELKTPIGAISVLTEAIESSVDNPERVRRFAEKMTAEADRLAALTADIINLSKLQADQALHMPELVSIDAVIDHAVRDNAVVADARQVTIARGKPTGLTVYGEESLLAMALQNLVSNAVQYSPDGSRVGVGTRLVDDTVEIQVTDQGVGIPKEDHDRVFERFYRVDGARSRNTGGTGLGLAIVKHTAQNHGGEVSVWSQPGNGSTFTLRLPVATGDEGISAPTSAERPERTQI
- a CDS encoding DsbA family protein, whose translation is MAGDGEMDDSTSPSKRHQVREKARQLREKQHKRELRNRVLLQGGIGVLIIAVIVAVVMIVVSSIKPETAGPKNMASDGIVIGKDLVAQTTPALAAGASPVQASADPDVAHIRIYVDYLCPWCGDFEKTNIDQLEGWLNSGAAVLEIHPIAVLTSKSQGTEYSLRAANAAACVADESPDSFFAFNKALFEKQPDEGTKGLTDDQLVTLASSAGASSIADCVDDMTYSSWVQSATERAVSGPLPGTEVERVEATPTVLVNGKQYTGSLTDEEEFHAFVVATNSETVATTTPSPSATPQDDEGDGSDEK
- a CDS encoding DUF4032 domain-containing protein, whose product is MSASLNITSATVDPALLDLPWGLPLDAWPSENIASLPKGISRHLVRFANLSGYVIAIKETTLDMAKGEYEMLRSLQKLDIPCVEPVAVITGRRSVDGDDLLPVLVTRHLRFSLPYRALFSQQLRPDTATRLVDALALLLVRLHIAGFFWGDVSLSNTLFRRDAGAFAAYLVDAETGKLYQGGLSNGQRENDLEIARVNIAGELMDLSAGGRTDEELDPVAVSNGIVDAYRSLWSELTGTEQFASHERYRINERVQRLNALGFDIGELAIKTDDGGSRVRIQPKVVDAGHHQRRLIRLTGLDTGENQARRLLNDLDSFRATTGREDDDEEVVAHEWLIRVFEPVVRSIPRELRGKLEPAEVFHQLLEHRWKLSQTEQRDVPLAEALTSYINNVLRHRRDEATIIDPPTGALTSAIDVVTADDDVDWRDKV
- a CDS encoding response regulator transcription factor, with protein sequence MTRILLVEDEAALSDPLAFLLEREGYDVAIAEDGQSAIDEWERDGADLVLLDLMLPNVAGTEVCRRIRATSTVPIIMLTAKDTEVDIVVGLELGADDYVTKPYKTRELLARVRAALRRRDSDDSGIDETVLEAGDVRMDLDRHTVSVRGDEISIPLREFDVLEFLMRNAGRVLTRGQLIDRVWGSDYFGDTKTLDVHIKRIRSRIEKDPSNPIMVVTVRGLGYRFEG
- the cysS gene encoding cysteine--tRNA ligase gives rise to the protein MALRLYDTKTQTLRDFTPLTPGEVGMYVCGPTVQSSPHIGHLRSALVYDILRRWLTYRGLRVTLVRNVTDIDDKVLVNAAEDEHWWALAYRMELEFSDGYRALGILPPTYEPRATANIQQMHELIERLIEAGHAYAASDESGDVYFDVRSWPTYGALTRQDVDKMEDAGDADPRGKHDPRDFALWKGHKPNEPESATWTSPWGPGRPGWHIECSAMARRYLGESFDIHGGGLDLRFPHHENELAQTTAAGDGFARHWVHNGLVSVDGQKMSKSLGNSVYASEMLATASPLVVRYYLGQAHYRSTIDYHDGSLVEAEAALERITGFLERATRRLAGTRFSAATAVTIPPEFAEAMDDDLGVPQALAVLHDTVRAGNAAIDADDLPAAASALGAVTAMTDVLGINPGSPVWNGAADAAHHATLGRVIDALIDQRQSARRERDFATADRIRDLLSSSGITIEDTPSGAHWSIDG